The following proteins are co-located in the Candidatus Nitrotoga sp. AM1P genome:
- a CDS encoding peptidylprolyl isomerase gives MVKLHTNYGIITLELDAEKAPATVKNFLEYVNSGFYYKTLFHRVIDGFVIQGGGYNYSLGTVSMSSIAKMALKSTNSPIKNEAANGLKNDKYTIAMARSSAPHSATSQFFINLKDNNSLNYTAADKQGYGYCVFGKVVAGTEVVDAISKVQTGDRYGLENVPLEDVVLKKAEEVQ, from the coding sequence TTGAACTGGATGCCGAAAAAGCGCCTGCCACTGTTAAAAATTTCCTCGAATATGTTAACAGCGGTTTTTACTACAAGACCTTATTTCATCGCGTGATCGATGGATTCGTAATCCAGGGTGGCGGCTATAACTACTCGTTGGGAACAGTCTCGATGAGCAGCATTGCAAAAATGGCACTAAAATCTACCAATTCGCCCATAAAAAATGAGGCTGCAAATGGCCTGAAAAACGACAAGTATACGATCGCCATGGCGCGCTCATCCGCCCCTCATTCCGCCACATCTCAATTCTTCATTAACTTAAAGGATAACAATTCCCTGAATTACACTGCAGCCGATAAGCAAGGCTATGGCTATTGCGTATTTGGCAAAGTAGTGGCGGGCACAGAAGTTGTGGATGCTATCAGCAAGGTGCAGACCGGCGATCGCTATGGACTCGAGAACGTCCCATTAGAAGATGTCGTGCTCAAAAAAGCAGAAGAAGTGCAATAA
- a CDS encoding peptidylprolyl isomerase, producing MVKLHTNHGNITIELDAEKAPVTVKNFLDYVNSGFYDNTLFHRVIDGFMIQGGGFEPGMKEKATKATIRNEAANGLTNDKYTIAMARTSDPHSATAQFFINLKDNMFLDYTASSSQGYGYCVFGKVVSGTEVLDAIRKVKTGNKSGHQDVPLEDVVLTKAEVVQ from the coding sequence ATGGTCAAACTGCACACCAACCACGGCAATATCACTATCGAATTGGATGCTGAAAAAGCACCTGTCACCGTCAAAAATTTCCTCGACTACGTGAACAGCGGATTTTATGATAACACGCTGTTCCATCGCGTAATCGATGGCTTCATGATTCAAGGCGGCGGCTTCGAGCCCGGCATGAAAGAAAAAGCCACCAAGGCAACCATTCGAAACGAGGCAGCGAATGGCTTGACGAACGATAAATATACCATCGCCATGGCTCGTACTTCCGATCCGCACTCTGCCACAGCGCAGTTTTTCATTAACTTAAAGGACAACATGTTTCTCGACTACACTGCATCCAGTAGCCAAGGTTATGGTTATTGCGTATTCGGGAAAGTGGTGTCAGGTACAGAAGTGCTGGATGCTATCCGCAAAGTCAAGACGGGTAATAAATCGGGGCACCAAGACGTGCCGCTGGAGGATGTGGTCCTCACCAAAGCGGAAGTAGTGCAATAA
- a CDS encoding UDP-2,3-diacylglucosamine diphosphatase, whose translation MAYSLIISDLHLCAEQPHSMQIFLHFIQKIAPGAEVLFILGDLFEYWAGDDDIDDPFNRQITHALHTLSVSGTAISMMHGNRDLLMGQKLAQASGATLLTDPTLLDLYGTPTLLTHGDLLCTDDIAYQDFRKQVHEPIWQQNFLDQPLAQRKAAIAQLRARSENAKKHKNENIMDVNLDAVASMLRQYHYPRMIHGHTHRLKRHLHTVDGHNCERWVLGDWHNTGNALRCDVVGCSWETITL comes from the coding sequence GTGGCCTACAGTTTAATTATTTCTGACCTGCACCTGTGCGCGGAACAACCGCACAGCATGCAGATATTTTTGCATTTCATTCAAAAGATTGCGCCTGGAGCCGAGGTACTCTTCATACTGGGTGATTTATTCGAATACTGGGCCGGCGACGATGACATCGACGACCCATTTAATCGCCAGATTACCCATGCTTTGCACACACTTTCCGTTAGCGGCACTGCCATCAGCATGATGCATGGCAACCGCGATCTGCTAATGGGTCAGAAACTCGCACAAGCGAGCGGCGCCACGCTGCTAACTGACCCTACACTGCTCGACCTATATGGCACGCCAACCTTGCTCACCCATGGCGACCTCCTGTGCACTGACGATATTGCTTATCAAGATTTCCGTAAACAAGTCCATGAACCCATATGGCAGCAAAACTTTCTTGACCAGCCGCTGGCGCAGCGCAAAGCCGCCATTGCGCAACTGCGTGCACGGAGCGAGAATGCAAAAAAACACAAGAATGAAAATATCATGGACGTCAATCTGGATGCAGTTGCAAGCATGCTACGTCAGTATCATTATCCGCGCATGATCCATGGGCACACTCATCGGCTAAAGCGCCACCTGCATACGGTAGATGGCCATAATTGCGAGCGCTGGGTGCTAGGAGACTGGCACAATACAGGGAATGCCTTGCGCTGCGATGTAGTAGGGTGCAGTTGGGAAACGATTACTCTGTAG
- a CDS encoding thermonuclease family protein, giving the protein MKSILEIGWVAVLFLLGTLNAAYAEEFSAKVIVVLDGDTVLILRDNMPIKVRLAEIDAPEKAQAFGENSMQSLVELVLNKQVRVDSQAIDDYGRLVALIKVDELNVSYEQVQRGMAWVYSRFNKSEVLLGLQNGAKKTKRGLWAQTDPIPPNKWRKDNITSQQQYVAQNATCGSKRKCSQMNSCDEANFHLSQCNVKSLDRDNDGVPCENWCGATE; this is encoded by the coding sequence GTGAAGAGCATCCTTGAAATTGGATGGGTAGCTGTTCTATTTCTACTCGGTACACTCAATGCAGCTTACGCTGAAGAATTTTCAGCCAAGGTTATCGTCGTGCTGGATGGCGATACTGTGCTTATATTGCGCGACAATATGCCGATTAAAGTGAGGCTGGCTGAGATCGATGCGCCGGAAAAAGCGCAGGCGTTCGGTGAAAATTCCATGCAATCGCTGGTCGAGTTGGTACTAAATAAACAGGTGCGTGTGGATAGCCAAGCAATAGATGATTATGGCCGGTTGGTAGCACTAATCAAAGTAGATGAATTGAACGTTAGCTACGAACAAGTGCAACGCGGAATGGCGTGGGTGTATTCTCGTTTTAACAAGAGCGAAGTATTACTGGGTTTGCAAAACGGTGCTAAAAAAACTAAGCGCGGGTTATGGGCGCAGACTGATCCGATACCGCCGAATAAATGGCGAAAGGATAATATAACGTCTCAGCAACAATATGTTGCGCAGAATGCTACATGTGGTAGTAAGCGAAAGTGTTCACAAATGAACTCTTGCGACGAAGCAAATTTTCATCTATCCCAATGTAATGTTAAATCCTTGGACAGAGATAATGATGGCGTGCCGTGCGAAAATTGGTGCGGTGCTACAGAGTAA
- a CDS encoding phosphatidylglycerophosphatase A family protein, protein MTTSADFRVQPSWRFIFSHPAHFLSFGFGSGLFPGSPGTAGTLVAFPIYWYLVERLTDAQFILVLILAFAVGVWMCEKTGKALGVPDHGGMVWDEIVAFLLVLIFTPEGFFWQLLAFLLFRFFDIVKPPPIRHFDRTWHGGLGVMFDDILAAGYTLLSLALVKSALL, encoded by the coding sequence ATGACCACTTCCGCTGATTTTCGCGTGCAACCCTCGTGGCGCTTTATCTTTAGCCACCCCGCACATTTCCTTTCCTTTGGTTTCGGCAGTGGCCTGTTTCCCGGATCCCCGGGTACAGCGGGCACATTGGTTGCTTTCCCGATTTATTGGTACCTTGTAGAACGCCTCACTGATGCGCAATTTATTCTAGTGTTAATCTTGGCCTTCGCTGTGGGTGTGTGGATGTGTGAGAAGACCGGGAAGGCGCTGGGTGTGCCAGACCACGGAGGAATGGTGTGGGACGAGATTGTAGCTTTTTTGCTAGTGCTGATTTTTACACCCGAAGGTTTTTTTTGGCAATTGCTGGCGTTTTTACTGTTTCGGTTTTTCGACATAGTCAAGCCACCGCCCATTCGTCACTTTGACCGGACATGGCACGGAGGTCTTGGCGTCATGTTCGACGATATTCTTGCGGCAGGCTACACGCTGCTGAGCTTGGCGCTGGTGAAAAGCGCGCTGTTGTGA
- the thiL gene encoding thiamine-phosphate kinase, with protein sequence MVSEFKLIRRFFTRATPGAVLGVGDDAALLHVRSGMELAVSTDMLVSGTHFFPDTEPFFLGYKALAVNLSDMAAMAAQPRWATLALSLPEVDEAWLEKFSAGLFALADEHHVELIGGDTTRGPLNLCITIMGEVPHGAALRRSGAQVGDDVWVSGVLGDAALALAHMQGRMQLAAKDFAVCASALHQPMPRVALGLALRGVAHSAIDISDGLLADLGHILNCSNVGAEIAFDALPISSSLQLYLEQPLGKHCLLAGGDDYELCFTVAVAYRFEIEKIAANLGLLLTRIGTITAEKKCTVRAADGSIINIEESGYDHFR encoded by the coding sequence ATGGTTTCAGAATTCAAGTTGATCCGTCGTTTCTTCACCCGTGCCACGCCCGGCGCGGTGTTGGGCGTGGGCGATGATGCCGCGCTTCTACACGTAAGGAGTGGTATGGAGTTGGCAGTGTCAACCGACATGCTCGTGAGTGGGACACATTTCTTTCCGGATACCGAGCCTTTTTTTCTTGGTTACAAGGCCCTGGCAGTAAACCTGTCTGACATGGCGGCGATGGCGGCGCAGCCGCGTTGGGCGACTTTGGCTTTGTCACTGCCCGAGGTAGATGAGGCGTGGTTGGAAAAATTCAGCGCGGGGTTATTTGCGTTGGCAGATGAACATCACGTAGAGCTGATTGGCGGCGATACAACTCGTGGGCCGCTTAATCTGTGCATCACTATCATGGGTGAAGTGCCGCACGGTGCGGCGTTGCGTCGTTCGGGTGCGCAGGTGGGTGACGATGTTTGGGTGTCCGGCGTATTGGGTGATGCTGCGCTGGCTTTGGCGCATATGCAAGGGCGTATGCAATTGGCTGCGAAGGATTTTGCGGTCTGTGCTTCGGCATTGCACCAACCCATGCCGCGTGTGGCACTTGGGCTGGCACTCCGCGGTGTGGCGCACAGTGCAATAGATATTTCGGATGGGTTGCTGGCAGATCTCGGCCACATACTGAACTGCTCTAATGTTGGTGCCGAAATTGCATTCGACGCTCTGCCAATTTCCTCCTCATTGCAACTTTATCTTGAGCAACCATTGGGCAAGCATTGTTTGCTGGCCGGGGGTGATGATTATGAGCTTTGCTTTACAGTAGCCGTTGCGTATCGTTTTGAAATTGAGAAAATTGCCGCCAATCTCGGTTTGCTGTTGACACGCATTGGCACTATCACGGCGGAAAAGAAGTGCACAGTGCGTGCTGCGGATGGCAGTATTATCAATATTGAGGAATCAGGCTATGACCACTTCCGCTGA
- a CDS encoding alpha/beta hydrolase, with protein MNQFSSMFLVGLLLLLQACGVTPPLEARHQPSGLNTQFNSGQLKFSDYVADSRAMITKVRSESNVAELDKVVNGNAPFELKPAENCPKGSGKPYRRGVLLTHGLTDAPYSMHSLASFFQENCFRVMAILLPGHGTQPGDLLDVTWQEWAKAEAYGTDKLAAEVDEIYLAGFSTGGTLSVYQALGDNRIRGLFLFSPALKITPKASLATVHKIYSWLIPSAKWISIMPDKAIYKYESFPNNAAAQIYALIQEVQAQLHEHAVNIPVFTAASQDDTTVYTSATLDFMVHAPHTSNKLVLYTIDTKKVPPNIPVGKLELVNSVFPEQKILSSAHTSMTLPLDDAYYGMMGEYSSCIHYYPDDIKKYDACNKTPEQDLQGELTEENLKAGTLRRLMVNPNFATLKISMKKFIDNLP; from the coding sequence ATGAATCAATTTAGTAGTATGTTTTTAGTGGGATTGTTACTGTTATTGCAGGCATGTGGAGTGACTCCGCCACTGGAAGCGAGACATCAGCCCTCTGGTTTAAATACTCAGTTCAATAGTGGTCAGTTGAAGTTTTCGGATTACGTGGCAGATAGCCGTGCAATGATTACCAAAGTACGCTCGGAAAGTAATGTGGCCGAATTGGACAAAGTAGTCAATGGCAATGCTCCTTTTGAATTAAAGCCAGCGGAGAATTGCCCAAAAGGAAGTGGGAAACCCTATCGACGCGGCGTTCTGCTTACCCATGGATTGACCGACGCACCTTATTCCATGCACTCACTGGCATCCTTTTTTCAGGAAAATTGCTTCCGTGTCATGGCAATACTTTTGCCCGGACATGGCACGCAGCCTGGGGATTTGCTTGATGTAACGTGGCAGGAGTGGGCAAAGGCGGAAGCCTATGGTACCGATAAGCTCGCTGCTGAAGTTGATGAAATTTATCTGGCTGGGTTTTCTACTGGCGGCACGTTAAGTGTTTACCAAGCCTTGGGAGATAACAGGATACGCGGATTGTTCCTTTTTTCTCCTGCGTTGAAAATTACGCCAAAGGCTTCCTTGGCCACTGTTCATAAGATTTATAGTTGGTTGATACCATCAGCAAAGTGGATCAGTATTATGCCCGACAAGGCTATCTACAAATATGAATCGTTCCCTAATAATGCCGCTGCCCAGATATACGCGTTGATACAGGAAGTACAAGCTCAATTGCATGAGCATGCGGTTAATATTCCCGTATTTACCGCTGCAAGTCAGGATGATACGACTGTTTATACTTCGGCCACTTTAGATTTTATGGTTCATGCGCCTCATACATCAAATAAATTAGTACTTTATACTATCGATACCAAGAAAGTTCCGCCCAATATTCCAGTAGGGAAATTGGAGTTGGTTAATAGCGTTTTTCCTGAACAAAAAATATTAAGTTCTGCACACACGTCGATGACCTTGCCTCTAGATGATGCGTACTATGGAATGATGGGAGAGTATTCAAGTTGCATACACTATTACCCAGATGATATTAAAAAATATGATGCTTGTAACAAAACCCCTGAACAAGATTTGCAGGGCGAGTTAACTGAGGAAAACCTTAAGGCCGGTACGCTACGCCGTTTAATGGTTAACCCGAATTTTGCAACGCTTAAAATTTCCATGAAAAAGTTTATTGATAATTTGCCATGA